The following coding sequences lie in one Myxococcus xanthus genomic window:
- the mnmE gene encoding tRNA uridine-5-carboxymethylaminomethyl(34) synthesis GTPase MnmE has product MTSSSMTIAALATAPAAGAVGILRLSGPEALDVGRLLAPGVPAQPTPRHAYLASFVDAEGRSLDEGLFLYFRGPQSFTGEDVVELQAHGSPRLLRLLLARALEDARVRHAAPGEFTRRAFLNGRLDLTRAEAVADLVAADSEAAVRAAAAGLSGVLASRVQALEDPLRALHADMEGVLSFPDEAEGADEDVGERVTALRAQAETLLSEAGRGRLVRRGARVALFGPVNAGKSTLFNRLVGESRALVDDEPGTTRDALEARVEWDGLAVTLFDTAGLRETPGRVEALGIARTRELLSGVDLAVLVLPPGVTQADADAWTRDAGGTPVLVVDGKCDVTEAPSSPRQRVSGLTGEGVDALRSDMLGRLWGGGTPSAVALVSERHADALRRASEALGRAVSASRVSTLEVVSGEVGLALEALGEVSGTVVSEALLDAIFQRFCIGK; this is encoded by the coding sequence ATGACGTCTTCTTCCATGACCATCGCCGCCCTGGCCACCGCACCTGCCGCGGGCGCCGTGGGCATCCTCCGGCTGTCGGGCCCCGAGGCCCTGGATGTGGGCCGGCTGCTGGCCCCGGGTGTGCCCGCGCAGCCCACGCCGCGCCATGCGTACCTCGCGTCCTTCGTGGACGCGGAGGGCCGCTCGCTCGATGAGGGCCTCTTCCTCTACTTCCGTGGGCCTCAGTCCTTCACGGGCGAGGACGTGGTGGAGCTGCAGGCGCACGGCAGTCCGCGGCTCTTGCGGTTGCTGCTGGCTCGGGCGCTGGAGGACGCGCGTGTGCGCCACGCCGCGCCGGGTGAGTTCACGCGTCGCGCGTTCCTCAACGGGCGGTTGGACCTCACGCGCGCGGAGGCGGTGGCGGACCTGGTGGCGGCGGACTCGGAGGCCGCGGTGCGTGCTGCTGCCGCGGGACTCTCCGGTGTGCTCGCCTCGCGTGTGCAGGCGCTGGAGGATCCGCTGCGCGCGCTGCATGCGGACATGGAGGGCGTGCTCAGCTTCCCCGATGAAGCAGAGGGCGCGGATGAGGACGTGGGTGAGCGCGTCACCGCGCTGCGCGCTCAGGCGGAGACGCTGTTGTCCGAGGCCGGGCGGGGCCGGTTGGTGCGCCGGGGCGCGCGTGTGGCGCTGTTCGGTCCCGTCAACGCGGGCAAGTCCACGCTGTTCAACCGGCTGGTGGGCGAGTCCCGCGCGCTGGTGGATGACGAGCCGGGCACCACGCGCGATGCGCTAGAGGCCCGTGTCGAATGGGACGGGCTGGCGGTGACGCTCTTCGACACGGCGGGACTGCGGGAGACGCCGGGGCGCGTCGAGGCGCTGGGCATTGCCCGCACGCGTGAGCTGCTCTCCGGCGTGGACCTGGCCGTGCTCGTGCTGCCGCCGGGTGTCACGCAAGCGGACGCCGACGCGTGGACGCGTGACGCGGGTGGCACGCCCGTGCTGGTGGTGGACGGCAAGTGCGACGTGACGGAAGCGCCAAGCTCACCGCGCCAGCGCGTGAGTGGCCTCACCGGTGAAGGTGTGGACGCGCTTCGTTCCGACATGCTCGGGCGACTGTGGGGCGGTGGCACGCCCTCCGCGGTGGCGCTCGTCTCCGAGCGTCACGCCGATGCCCTGCGTCGCGCGTCCGAGGCGCTGGGCCGCGCGGTGAGTGCCTCGCGCGTGTCCACCCTGGAAGTCGTCTCTGGTGAAGTGGGACTCGCGCTGGAGGCGCTCGGCGAAGTGTCCGGTACCGTGGTTTCGGAGGCCCTGCTGGACGCAATCTTCCAGCGTTTCTGCATCGGGAAATGA